A window of the Chanodichthys erythropterus isolate Z2021 chromosome 21, ASM2448905v1, whole genome shotgun sequence genome harbors these coding sequences:
- the mybphb gene encoding myosin binding protein Hb isoform X1, protein MPAKPAPIKKSAKAAKKEEPAPAPEPAPEPAPAEPAPAEAAPAEAAPAEAAPAEAAPAEAPPAEAPPAEPAPPAAADAEAEAPPAEEVKAPTPPPPAADAEAEAPPAEEVKAPTPPPPAEPTSEPLELGVEDVNDTSVTITWRPPANIGNSGLDGYTVEICKEGTGDWKAANEEPTVSCRYIIKNQTTGDRLNIRVVAVNPGGRSPPATLPDTVLVREVVDRPKIRLPRFLRQRYVKNVGEKINIVIPFSGKPQPVVSWTKDGQPIDTKKVNIRNSDKDSIFFIRAAERVDSGVYEMCVKVDSFEDKAQLTLQIVELPGPPASIKIVDTWGFNVALEWTEPKDNGNTTITGYTIQKADKKTGDWFTVLEHYHRMNATISDLIMGNTYIFRAFTENKCGISEQATVTKTSATILKTGIDYKPPQYKEHDFSEAPKFTTALADRSTTVGYNAKLLCSVRGFPKPKIEWMKNQMIIGDDPKYRQINNQGICSLEIRKPGNFDGGVYTCRAKNPLGEALVSCKLEVKQPVIADADKK, encoded by the exons ATGCCGGCAAAACCAGCCCCGATAAAGAAGTCGGCTAAGGCCGCCAAGAAGGAGGAACCCGCACCGGCACCCGAACCAGCGCCAGAACCCGCCCCCGCCGAACCAGCACCCGCTGAAGCTGCACCCGCCGAAGCTGCACCCGCCGAAGCTGCTCCAGCGGAGGCCGCCCCAGCGGAGGCACCTCCTGCTGAAGCTCCACCAGCGGAACCTGCACCTCCTGCTGCAG CTGATGCTGAAGCTGAAGCTCCACCTGCTGAGGAAGTCAAAGCACCCACACCCCCTCCGCCGGCAG CTGATGCTGAAGCTGAAGCTCCACCTGCTGAGGAAGTCAAAGCACCCACACCCCCTCCGCCGGCAG AGCCCACCAGCGAGCCCCTCGAGCTCGGCGTCGAGGATGTCAATGACACTTCAGTCACGATCACATGGAGACCACCAGCCAACATTGGAAACTCTGGTCTGGATGGATACACTGTGGAAATCTGCAAGGAAGGAA CTGGTGACTGGAAAGCCGCTAACGAGGAGCCTACTGTGTCCTGCCGTTATATCATTAAGAACCAGACCACTGGTGACCGCCTGAACATCAGGGTTGTGGCCGTGAACCCTGGCGGTCGCAGCCCTCCTGCCACTCTGCCCGACACTGTCCTGGTCAGAGAGGTTGTGG ATCGCCCCAAAATCCGTCTGCCACGTTTCCTGAGGCAGCGCTATGTGAAAAATGTTGGAGAGAAGATCAACATTGTTATTCCCTTCAGT GGCAAACCACAACCTGTTGTGTCATGGACAAAGGATGGCCAGCCTATTGATACTAAAAAGGTGAATATCCGCAACAGCGACAAGGACAGCATCTTCTTCATCCGTGCCGCAGAGAGAGTCGACTCCGGCGTGTATGAGATGTGTGTGAAAGTGGACAGCTTTGAGGACAAAGCCCAGTTAACTCTGCAGATTGTTG AGTTGCCTGGACCTCCAGCCAGCATCAAGATCGTGGACACCTGGGGTTTCAATGTTGCTCTGGAGTGGACCGAACCTAAGGATAACGGAAACACAACAATCACCGGATACACCATCCAGAAGGCTGACAAAAAGACAGGG GACTGGTTCACAGTACTGGAGCATTATCACAGAATGAATGCCACTATTTCAGACCTGATCATGGGTAACACCTACATCTTCAGGGCCTTTACTGAGAACAAGTGTGGAATCAGCGAACAGGCCACCGTTACAAAGACCTCAGCCACAATCCTGAAGACAG GCATCGACTACAAGCCTCCACAGTACAAGGAACACGACTTCAGCGAGGCACCCAAATTCACCACCGCCTTGGCAGACCGCAGCACTACTGTCGGCTATAACGCCAAGCTGCTTTGCTCCGTTAGGGGATTCCCTAAG CCCAAGATTGAGTGGATGAAGAATCAGATGATTATTGGTGACGACCCTAAGTACAGGCAAATCAACAACCAGGGCATCTGCTCCCTAGAGATCCGCAAGCCTGGCAACTTTGACGGTGGCGTCTACACCTGCAGGGCCAAGAACCCACTCGGGGAGGCCTTGGTTAGCTGCAAACTGGAGGTTAAAC AGCCTGTGATTGCTGATGCCGATAAGAAATAA
- the mybphb gene encoding myosin binding protein Hb isoform X2 yields the protein MPAKPAPIKKSAKAAKKEEPAPAPEPAPEPAPAEPAPAEAAPAEAAPAEAAPAEAAPAEAPPAEAPPAEPAPPAAADAEAEAPPAEEVKAPTPPPPAEPTSEPLELGVEDVNDTSVTITWRPPANIGNSGLDGYTVEICKEGTGDWKAANEEPTVSCRYIIKNQTTGDRLNIRVVAVNPGGRSPPATLPDTVLVREVVDRPKIRLPRFLRQRYVKNVGEKINIVIPFSGKPQPVVSWTKDGQPIDTKKVNIRNSDKDSIFFIRAAERVDSGVYEMCVKVDSFEDKAQLTLQIVELPGPPASIKIVDTWGFNVALEWTEPKDNGNTTITGYTIQKADKKTGDWFTVLEHYHRMNATISDLIMGNTYIFRAFTENKCGISEQATVTKTSATILKTGIDYKPPQYKEHDFSEAPKFTTALADRSTTVGYNAKLLCSVRGFPKPKIEWMKNQMIIGDDPKYRQINNQGICSLEIRKPGNFDGGVYTCRAKNPLGEALVSCKLEVKQPVIADADKK from the exons ATGCCGGCAAAACCAGCCCCGATAAAGAAGTCGGCTAAGGCCGCCAAGAAGGAGGAACCCGCACCGGCACCCGAACCAGCGCCAGAACCCGCCCCCGCCGAACCAGCACCCGCTGAAGCTGCACCCGCCGAAGCTGCACCCGCCGAAGCTGCTCCAGCGGAGGCCGCCCCAGCGGAGGCACCTCCTGCTGAAGCTCCACCAGCGGAACCTGCACCTCCTGCTGCAG CTGATGCTGAAGCTGAAGCTCCACCTGCTGAGGAAGTCAAAGCACCCACACCCCCTCCGCCGGCAG AGCCCACCAGCGAGCCCCTCGAGCTCGGCGTCGAGGATGTCAATGACACTTCAGTCACGATCACATGGAGACCACCAGCCAACATTGGAAACTCTGGTCTGGATGGATACACTGTGGAAATCTGCAAGGAAGGAA CTGGTGACTGGAAAGCCGCTAACGAGGAGCCTACTGTGTCCTGCCGTTATATCATTAAGAACCAGACCACTGGTGACCGCCTGAACATCAGGGTTGTGGCCGTGAACCCTGGCGGTCGCAGCCCTCCTGCCACTCTGCCCGACACTGTCCTGGTCAGAGAGGTTGTGG ATCGCCCCAAAATCCGTCTGCCACGTTTCCTGAGGCAGCGCTATGTGAAAAATGTTGGAGAGAAGATCAACATTGTTATTCCCTTCAGT GGCAAACCACAACCTGTTGTGTCATGGACAAAGGATGGCCAGCCTATTGATACTAAAAAGGTGAATATCCGCAACAGCGACAAGGACAGCATCTTCTTCATCCGTGCCGCAGAGAGAGTCGACTCCGGCGTGTATGAGATGTGTGTGAAAGTGGACAGCTTTGAGGACAAAGCCCAGTTAACTCTGCAGATTGTTG AGTTGCCTGGACCTCCAGCCAGCATCAAGATCGTGGACACCTGGGGTTTCAATGTTGCTCTGGAGTGGACCGAACCTAAGGATAACGGAAACACAACAATCACCGGATACACCATCCAGAAGGCTGACAAAAAGACAGGG GACTGGTTCACAGTACTGGAGCATTATCACAGAATGAATGCCACTATTTCAGACCTGATCATGGGTAACACCTACATCTTCAGGGCCTTTACTGAGAACAAGTGTGGAATCAGCGAACAGGCCACCGTTACAAAGACCTCAGCCACAATCCTGAAGACAG GCATCGACTACAAGCCTCCACAGTACAAGGAACACGACTTCAGCGAGGCACCCAAATTCACCACCGCCTTGGCAGACCGCAGCACTACTGTCGGCTATAACGCCAAGCTGCTTTGCTCCGTTAGGGGATTCCCTAAG CCCAAGATTGAGTGGATGAAGAATCAGATGATTATTGGTGACGACCCTAAGTACAGGCAAATCAACAACCAGGGCATCTGCTCCCTAGAGATCCGCAAGCCTGGCAACTTTGACGGTGGCGTCTACACCTGCAGGGCCAAGAACCCACTCGGGGAGGCCTTGGTTAGCTGCAAACTGGAGGTTAAAC AGCCTGTGATTGCTGATGCCGATAAGAAATAA
- the mybphb gene encoding myosin binding protein Hb isoform X3 has protein sequence MPAKPAPIKKSAKAAKKEEPAPAPEPAPEPAPAEPAPAEAAPAEAAPAEAAPAEAAPAEAPPAEAPPAEPAPPAAEPTSEPLELGVEDVNDTSVTITWRPPANIGNSGLDGYTVEICKEGTGDWKAANEEPTVSCRYIIKNQTTGDRLNIRVVAVNPGGRSPPATLPDTVLVREVVDRPKIRLPRFLRQRYVKNVGEKINIVIPFSGKPQPVVSWTKDGQPIDTKKVNIRNSDKDSIFFIRAAERVDSGVYEMCVKVDSFEDKAQLTLQIVELPGPPASIKIVDTWGFNVALEWTEPKDNGNTTITGYTIQKADKKTGDWFTVLEHYHRMNATISDLIMGNTYIFRAFTENKCGISEQATVTKTSATILKTGIDYKPPQYKEHDFSEAPKFTTALADRSTTVGYNAKLLCSVRGFPKPKIEWMKNQMIIGDDPKYRQINNQGICSLEIRKPGNFDGGVYTCRAKNPLGEALVSCKLEVKQPVIADADKK, from the exons ATGCCGGCAAAACCAGCCCCGATAAAGAAGTCGGCTAAGGCCGCCAAGAAGGAGGAACCCGCACCGGCACCCGAACCAGCGCCAGAACCCGCCCCCGCCGAACCAGCACCCGCTGAAGCTGCACCCGCCGAAGCTGCACCCGCCGAAGCTGCTCCAGCGGAGGCCGCCCCAGCGGAGGCACCTCCTGCTGAAGCTCCACCAGCGGAACCTGCACCTCCTGCTGCAG AGCCCACCAGCGAGCCCCTCGAGCTCGGCGTCGAGGATGTCAATGACACTTCAGTCACGATCACATGGAGACCACCAGCCAACATTGGAAACTCTGGTCTGGATGGATACACTGTGGAAATCTGCAAGGAAGGAA CTGGTGACTGGAAAGCCGCTAACGAGGAGCCTACTGTGTCCTGCCGTTATATCATTAAGAACCAGACCACTGGTGACCGCCTGAACATCAGGGTTGTGGCCGTGAACCCTGGCGGTCGCAGCCCTCCTGCCACTCTGCCCGACACTGTCCTGGTCAGAGAGGTTGTGG ATCGCCCCAAAATCCGTCTGCCACGTTTCCTGAGGCAGCGCTATGTGAAAAATGTTGGAGAGAAGATCAACATTGTTATTCCCTTCAGT GGCAAACCACAACCTGTTGTGTCATGGACAAAGGATGGCCAGCCTATTGATACTAAAAAGGTGAATATCCGCAACAGCGACAAGGACAGCATCTTCTTCATCCGTGCCGCAGAGAGAGTCGACTCCGGCGTGTATGAGATGTGTGTGAAAGTGGACAGCTTTGAGGACAAAGCCCAGTTAACTCTGCAGATTGTTG AGTTGCCTGGACCTCCAGCCAGCATCAAGATCGTGGACACCTGGGGTTTCAATGTTGCTCTGGAGTGGACCGAACCTAAGGATAACGGAAACACAACAATCACCGGATACACCATCCAGAAGGCTGACAAAAAGACAGGG GACTGGTTCACAGTACTGGAGCATTATCACAGAATGAATGCCACTATTTCAGACCTGATCATGGGTAACACCTACATCTTCAGGGCCTTTACTGAGAACAAGTGTGGAATCAGCGAACAGGCCACCGTTACAAAGACCTCAGCCACAATCCTGAAGACAG GCATCGACTACAAGCCTCCACAGTACAAGGAACACGACTTCAGCGAGGCACCCAAATTCACCACCGCCTTGGCAGACCGCAGCACTACTGTCGGCTATAACGCCAAGCTGCTTTGCTCCGTTAGGGGATTCCCTAAG CCCAAGATTGAGTGGATGAAGAATCAGATGATTATTGGTGACGACCCTAAGTACAGGCAAATCAACAACCAGGGCATCTGCTCCCTAGAGATCCGCAAGCCTGGCAACTTTGACGGTGGCGTCTACACCTGCAGGGCCAAGAACCCACTCGGGGAGGCCTTGGTTAGCTGCAAACTGGAGGTTAAAC AGCCTGTGATTGCTGATGCCGATAAGAAATAA